The stretch of DNA CGACCGGCAATCGTAAGACGAAAGCAGTGGTTCATCTTGCTTCTTCTTTATCGTTGGTCATGGGTGTACTTGGTCTTCCGGCCGAGGTGTACGCGGTCGGCACGCAACTGGGTACCTGCGCCAAAGCGCCGGATATCAGCAGTATCGCAATTGCTACGGGTACGGCTGACTGTACGAGCGCGAATGGAGTAACTTCGATTGCCATCGGCCACGGTTCGACGGCTGGTGGAGGCGGAAGCGGCACATCTATTGGAGGAGTAGGAGCGGGCGACTGGAATCAGCTTTCCATTGGCGTTAGGTCTACCGCTTCTGGTGCATCCTCGATGGCACTGGGTGTCGGAGTCAAAACTGCAGGCGTTGCTGCTGTTGGGATTGGGTATAACGTGGCTGCCTCTGCGAACTCGGCCGTTGCGCTCGGGGAATCAGCGGCGGCATCAGGCGTCGCCAGCACCGCTGTTGGGGCGCTTGCCAATGCCACTGCGGATAATGCAATGGCGTTCGGGCGCAGTGCCAAGGCTTCGGGGGTCAGTTCCGCGGCTATTGGGTATAACGCGAACGCGACGGGCGCCAGTGCCGTTGCCCTGGGCAATGCGGCCACCGCGGACCGCGACAATACGGTATCGATTGGTTCGTCCACCCTGAAGCGCCAGCTCGTCAACCTGGCCGCAGGCACCGCTGATAACGACGCGGTCAACGTTGGCCAGCTCAAGGGCATCACCACGGCGCTGGGCGGCGGTGCCGCCGTTGCCGCCGATGGCTCGATCACGGCGCCGTCCTATGCTGTTCAAGGCGGCACCTTTGGCAATGTCGGCGCGGCCCTTGCCAGCCTGAACACCGCGACCAATACCAACGCCGGCAATATCAAAGAACTCGCGTCCCGCTTCGTGGCGAACGGCGGTGGTAGTGCCACGGCGACTGGCTCAGGAGACATCGCGATTGGCTCGGGAGCAAGCGCCAAAGCGGGTTCAGGCGAAGGTGCCATTGCCATTGGTCTGAATGCCTCGGCAGGCGTTGAGGGGAATACCGGTGCCATTGCGCTTGGCGCAACAGCGAGTGCAGGTTCAAACCGCACTGTGGCGGTAGGTTATGGCGCTACGGCTACGGTGACCAGTGCGATAGCGCTCGGGAATCGGTCGAGTGCTACGGGGTCCAGTGCGATAGCGCTGGGGGGTGGTCGAGTGCTACGGCATCCAGTGCGATAGCGCTCGGAAATGCGTCGAGTGCTACGGGTTCCGATAGCATTGCCATGGGACGACAAGCGATAGCCAGTCATACTGATGGATTCGGTATGGCATTAGGCGCCACGTCCACATCAAGTGGCAAATATGCAATTGCACTGGGTGGGGGAACGACCGCCTCGGCAGCGAATTCCGTCGCAATCGGTGCCAATTCCGTTGCAAGCCGTGACAATTCGGTGTCGCTCGGCTCAAGCACCCAACAACGCCAGCTCGTCAATCTGGCCGCAGGCACGGAAGCGACGGATGCGGTGAACAAGGGCCAGCTCGATGCAATAAATACAGCGCTGACCGCCGCGACGACGAAGGCGCAAGCCACAGCGGATGATGCGAAGACAAAACTCAGCACGCTGGATGGCCTGGCCGTGAAATACGACAGCACGTCGAAAGACAGGGTGACGCTGGGCGGTGCAGGCACGACCGGCACGGTGACACTGGGCAACGTCAAGGCGGGCACGGCTGACACCGATGCGGTGAACAAGGGTCAGCTCGATACGGTACAAACGGCGGCGACGAAAGCCCAGACAGGGCTCAACACGCTCGACGGCCTGGCCGTGAAATACGACAGCACGTTGAAAGACAGGGTGACACTGGGCGGCACAGGCACGACCGGCACGGTAGCACTGGGCAACGTGAAGGCGGGTATCAGCAGCAATGACGCAGTGAACGTATCGCAACTCAAGCCGATGGTCGATGCTCTGGGCGGCGGCGCGACGATGGATGCCAAGACCGGCGCGGTGAGCGGCCCGTCGTACGCCATCCAGGGCGGCACCTACACCACGGTAGGCGATGCGCTGGGCAAGCTGGACACCATCACAACCAAAAACACCGGCGACATCACCACGATCAACGGCACGCTGAACAACCTCACCAGCGGCACAGCAGGCCTGGTGCAGCAGGACGCGACGACCAAGGCGATCACGGTGGCCAGCGGCACGGCAGGCACGACGGTGAACATCGCGGGCACGGCGGGAGACCGCCAGTTGAAGGGCATGGCTGCAGGCACCGCTGACACGGATGGCGTGAACCTGAAGCAGCTCAAGGGCATGGGTTTGACCACTGACACGGCAGGCAAGGTCACGAACGCCTTCGTGGCCTACGACAGCACCTCGAAAGACAAGGTGACGCTGGGCGGCGCAGGCACGACCGGCACGGTGACACTCAGCAACGTCAAGGCTGGCACGGCTGACACCGACGCGGTGAACAAGGGCCAGCTCAATACGGTACAAACGGCTGCCGACAAGGCGCAGGCCGGACTGAACACGCTCGATGGTCTGGCCGTGAAATACGACAGCACGTCGAAAGACAAGGTGACGCTGGGCGGCGCAGGCACGACCGGCACCGTGACACTCAGCAACGTCAAGGCGGGCACGGCTGACACCGACGCAGTGAACAAGGGTCAGCTTGATGGAGTGAACACGGCGTTGAATACGGCGGTGACGAAAGCCCAAACGACAGCGGACAAAGCCCAGACAGGGCTCAACACGCTCGACGGCCTGGCCGTGAAATACGACAGCACCTTGAAAGACAAGGTGACACTGGGCGGTGCAGGCACGACCGGCACGGTG from Paraburkholderia hayleyella encodes:
- a CDS encoding ESPR-type extended signal peptide-containing protein encodes the protein MNKVYRVVRNKKTGVWMVAPETATGNRKTKAVVHLASSLSLVMGVLGLPAEVYAVGTQLGTCAKAPDISSIAIATGTADCTSANGVTSIAIGHGSTAGGGGSGTSIGGVGAGDWNQLSIGVRSTASGASSMALGVGVKTAGVAAVGIGYNVAASANSAVALGESAAASGVASTAVGALANATADNAMAFGRSAKASGVSSAAIGYNANATGASAVALGNAATADRDNTVSIGSSTLKRQLVNLAAGTADNDAVNVGQLKGITTALGGGAAVAADGSITAPSYAVQGGTFGNVGAALASLNTATNTNAGNIKELASRFVANGGGSATATGSGDIAIGSGASAKAGSGEGAIAIGLNASAGVEGNTGAIALGATASAGSNRTVAVGYGATATVTSAIALGNRSSATGSSAIALGGGRVLRHPVR